A window of Juglans regia cultivar Chandler chromosome 7, Walnut 2.0, whole genome shotgun sequence contains these coding sequences:
- the LOC109015791 gene encoding tuberculostearic acid methyltransferase UfaA1-like isoform X2, which translates to MAAAHSLAGESVALLTNPKRMVPTMIEAVARLFVTRFLQTHISCGCLVLLEEGGTKFTFEGNRRICPLKTVLRVHSPQFYWKVMTRADVGLADAYIDGDFSFTDKKDGLLNLFMILIASSNVNSNTTKMKKRGWWTPLLFTAGISSAINFFKHYSRQNTLTNARRNISRHYDLGNELFALFLDETMQYSTAVFKNEDEDLNVAQLRKISILIEKARIDRKHEILEIGCGWGIFAIEVVKRTGCKYTGITLSEAQLEFAEKKVKDAGLQDHIRLLLCDYRQVPDPQKYDRIISCEMIEHVGHEFMEEFFGCCESLLAEDGILVLQFSSLPDQHYDENRLNSSFMKEYIFPGGCLPSLSRVTSAMTCASRLCVEHLENIGNHFYKTLRCWRKNFMENQSKVLALGFDEKFIRTWEYYFEYCAAGFKSRTLGDYQIVFTRPGNVAVFGNPYQRVPSEVDHHDPSVPDGETTEPSY; encoded by the exons ATGGCTGCTGCACATAGTTTGGCCGGTGAAAGTGTTGCTCTGCTAACCAACCCCAAACGCATGGTGCCTACTATGATTGAAGCCGTGGCGCGCCTCTTTGTTACGAGGTTCCTTCAAACACATATCTCCTGCGGATGTTTAGT ATTATTGGAGGAAGGGGGTACGAAATTCACCTTCGAAGGAAACAGGAGAATATGTCCTCTGAAAACTGTTCTTAGAGTTCATAGTCCCCAGTTTTACTGGAAG GTCATGACAAGAGCTGATGTAGGCCTAGCAGATGCATATATTGATGGTGATTTTTCTTTCACAGATAAGAAAGATGGCCTTCTAAATCTTTTTATG ATTCTTATTGCCAGCAGCAATGTAAAttccaacacaacaaaaatgaagaaaag GGGATGGTGGACGCCATTGCTATTCACAGCCGGCATATCATCtgcaataaattttttcaagcaTTATTCAAGGCAAAACACTCTTACAAACGCTCGCAGGAACATTTCTCGTCATTACGACTTG GGTAATGAACTATTTGCTCTGTTCTTGGATGAAACAATGCAATACTCGACTGCTGTATTTAAG AACGAAGATGAAGACTTGAATGTTGCACAGCTGAGAAAAATCTCTATTTTGATTGAAAAG GCAAGAATTGATAGGAAGCATGAAATTCTTGAAATTGGGTGTGGTTGGGGAATCTTTGCTATTGAAGTTGTCAAACGAACGGGATGCAAATACACTGGCATCACTCTCTCTGAAGCGCAGCTGGAATTTGCagaaaagaaagtgaaagatGCTGGCCTtcag GATCACATTAGACTTCTTCTTTGCGACTACCGCCAAGTGCCTGATCCCCAAAAATATGACAGGATCATATCATG CGAGATGATAGAACATGTTGGCCATGAATTTATGGAAGAGTTCTTTGGTTGCTGCGAATCATTATTGGCCGAAGACGGTATTCTTGTTCTGCAG TTCTCATCCTTACCAGATCAACATTATGACGAGAACAGGCTAAATTCAAGTTTTATGAAGGAATATATCTTTCCCGGCGGATGCCTACCTTCATTAAGCAGGGTAACATCAGCCATGACTTGTGCATCCCGACTCtg TGTGGAGCACCTGGAGAACATAGGGAATCATTTCTACAAAACACTAAGATGTTGGAGAAAAAACTTTATGGAGAACCAAAG CAAAGTCCTCGCTCTTGGctttgatgaaaaatttataaggaCGTGGGAATATTACTTTGAATATTGTGCAGCTGGTTTTAAGTCACGTACACTCGGAGATTATCAG ATTGTATTCACACGTCCTGGCAATGTTGCTGTATTTGGCAATCCATATCAAAGGGTGCCTTCGGAAGTTGATCATCATGATCCTAGTGTTCCTGATGGAGAAACCACCGAACCTTCGTATTAA